The genomic stretch GACGGCGTGAGCCGGACTCGGGCGATATCGGTGGCTGAGCCGTCGTAGCTTATCGCCGCTGGGCATCGTCGCGAATGAGGTCCTCCTCGAGCGCCGCAAAGACGAACTCGCTCCCCCACGCCCCCGACAGGCGTCGATCGTTCTCGATGAGGGGCGCCTCCTGTCGGAAGCCCAGCCGTCGGCACAGGAGCACCGAACGCTCGTTCTCGGCATCGAGCCGGGCGAACAGCCGATGCGCGCCGTACTCCGAGAAGGCGAGTTCGGCGATCGCCCGCGCGGCCTCGGTGGCATAGCCCTGACCCGCATCCTCGGGATTGAAGACCCAGCCGATCTCGAGCTGCGAGGCCCGATGATCCGACAGGGTGAGAACGACCTCCCCGATGACGCGGCGCTCCCCGTGCACCCGGACCGCGAATACCAGAGTGTCGCCGTCGGCCTCGAGCGCCGTCGTCGCGATGGCCCGCTCGATGCCCACCGCGCAGGCGTCCCGGCTCAGCGGCTCGCGGTAGAGGTAGCGGGCGACGTCCTCGCGCGACTGGTACGCGAGACGATCGTCGAGATCGCCGTGGTCGAAGCGCGTAATGTCGAGATGTCGAGTGGTGAGGATCAGCGGCACCGTGAACTCCATGCGGTCAGTCTCCCCTCCCCTACTGTCGCCCTCCCAGGGACGCCGACGAGCTTGCTCACCGGAGTGCTCGGATCACCGATCGTGACGGACGCCGACAGCTGCGTCAGTTCCCCGGCCGGCCCACTCTCGGTGTCGTCGGCGCCCCGCCGCTCCCGCTTGCACGACCACGCCCGGCTCGCTGAACCGCGTGACCGCCGCGAGCCGATCGCGGCCCGACTCACACGTTGAAGCGGAACTCCACCACATCCCCGTCCTGCATCACGTAGTCCTTGCCCTCGATACGGGCCTTGCCCTTCGCCCGCGCCTCCGCGATCGACCCCGTCTCGACGAGGTCATCGAACGAGATGACCTCGGCCTTGATGAAGCCCTTCTGGAAGTCGGTGTGGATGACGCCCGCGGCCTGAGGGGCGGTCCAGCCCTTCCCGATGGTCCAGGCTCGGGTCTCCTTCGGGCCGGCCGTGAGGTAGGTCTGCAGGCCGAGGGTGTCGAAGCCGATGCGGGCGAGCTGGTTCAGACCCGACTCCGTCTGGCCGGTCGATTCGAGCATCTCGGCGGCGTCGGCCTCGTCGAGGTCGATCAGCTCGGACTCGATCTTGGCGTCGAGGAAGATTGCCTGCGCGGGGGCGACGAGGGCCGAGAGCTCGGCCTTGCGCGCGTCGTCCGTCAGCACGGCCTCATCGACGTTGAAAACGTAGATGAAGGGCTTGGCGGTCAGCAGGCCCAGCTCGCGGATCGGCTCGAAATCGAGCGTGGACGCCGAGAGCGGCTTGCCGGAGTCGAGGAACTCGCGCGCCTTCTTCGCGGTCTCGACCACGATCGGCTCGATCTTCTTGCCCTTGAGTTCCTTCTCGTAGCGGGCCTCGGCCTTCTCGAGCGTCTGGAGGTCGGCGAGGACGAGCTCGGTGTTGATGGTCTCCATGTCGCTCGCGGCGTCGACCTTGCCGTCGACGTGGACGACGTCCGAATCCTCGAAGCCGCGGATAACCTGCGCGATGGCGTCGGCCTCGCGGATATTCGCGAGGAACTTATTGCCCAGGCCCTCGCCCTCGGACGCGCCGCGCACAATGCCGGCGATATCGACGAAGGAGACGGGCGCGGGGAGGATGCGCTCGGAGCCGAAAATCCCGGCCAGCACCTCGAGGCGCGGGTCGGGCAGGTTCACGACGCCGACGTTCGGCTCGATCGTCGCGAATGGGTAGTTCGCCGCGAGCACCGTGTTCTTGGTCAGCGCGTTGAAAAGCGTCGATTTGCCGACGTTGGGGAGTCCGACGATTGCGATAGTGAGAGCCACGGGCATCCATCCTACGGCGTGGCAGCGGGCGGGCCGGGGTGTGCGGAAGCGATGGGACGGGAGACGCCCGGCGCTGACCCGCGCGGGCCGGAAGGGATCGCCGCACCCCGTGCCGCGTGCCGCTCAGGACCGCGTCGGAGGTGCGTGAGAGGCTGGAGCGTGCCCATCGACTTCACCGCCATCGACTTCGAGACCGCCAACTCGCACGGAGCCTCCGCCTGCTCCGTCGGGCTCGTGAAGGTCCGCGACGGCCGCGTCGTCGATCGGGCCGGCTGGCTGATCCGCCCTCCGGTGGGCTTCGACGACTTCCTCGAGTGGAACACGCGGATTCACGGCATCCGCAAGCACGACGTGCACGCGGCCGCGACCTGGGTCGAGCAGTTCGCCGACCTGACGGCCTTCGCGGGCGAGGACGTGTTCGTCGCGCACAACGCCGGCTTCGACATGAGCGTCATCCGTGCGGCCTGCGCGGCCACCGCCCTCAAGCACCCCGAGTACGACTACCTCTGCTCGCTCCAGCTCGCCCGCAAGACCTATGAACTCGACTCCTACCGCCTCCCCGTCGTCGCGATGGCCGCGGGTTTCGAGGACTTCCGACACCATGACGCATCAGCAGACGCGGAAGCGTGCGCCGCGATCGTCGTGCACGCGGCACGACGGCACGGCGCCGCGAGCATGGCCGAGCTGGGCGAGCTAGCGGGCGTCTCGGTGAAGCGTCTGCTCCCCAAGGCTCCCGTCGCCGCCTGAATCGGTACCGCCGGAGTCGCCGCCGGAGTCGGTGCCGCCTGAGCCCTGTCAGCCGCACGGTCCGCGGCGCCCGCGAGTCGGCCGCCAGGATGTCATCGACGGAGCCCCCCGAGCAGGAACGAGGCCAGCACCGGAATGACGACGACCGCACCGCCCCGCCGGCGTCGGACGCCGGTCGGGGGCGGTGCGGTCCAGATCATTGGTCCACGCTAGTGGCGGTGCGGTCGCGATCAGCCGCAGGGCGTGAGCCGCGCGACCTCCTCCGAGAGAGTGGTCGGACCGCCCAGAAGGACGACCCGCTTCGCTCCGGACGTCGCGATATCCGTCAGGACCGCGCGAGGCACGCAGGTCGGCGGCACGGCGAACAGCGGGCTCGTTGAGTAGCCCGCCGCCGTGGCTCCGGCGAGCGCATCGGGGAAGTTCTCGCCCGTCGCCAGGAACACCGTCTTTGCGCTCGAGAAGGCGGCGCGGTTCAGCTGCTCCGAGGTGTCGTAGCGGTCGACGCCGCCGATCCGCGTGATCGTCGGCCCCGACAGGGAACTCTTGATCCCGTCGCTCACCGAGAGCGCGCTGCCCGCGATGGTCAGATTCTGGACCTTGAGGCCCGACACGATGGCCCGCGTGGTCGAGTCGGCACTACCGAGACCGCCGTTCACGAGGATGACGGGCGCGTCGACGGAGCCGGCCGCTGCGCTCGCACCGAGCGCGTCGGGGAACTTCTCACCGGTGGCGAGCCAGGCCCGCGCCGAACCTCCCGAGAACGCGTACTGGATGATCTGCTTCGACGTGTCGTAGCGGTCCTGGCCGCCGATGCGCTGCACCTGGGGGGAGAAGGATCGCAGCTGGTTCAGGAGGCCGTCGGCGACGCTCAGGGAGGAGCCGACGACCACGATCTTCGCGGGTTTGAGCCGGGCGAGCTCGTCGCGGACGGGCTGCGACATCGAGTCGCGGTCGACCAGGAGGAGCGGTCCGCCCTGCTTGGCGGCGGCGGGGGCGGCGCTCAGCGCATCGGGGAAGTTCGCGCCGGTCGCGACGTAGACGACGGGGACATTGGCGCCAAAGACCGCCTTCGAGATCTCGACGGCGGTGCCCTGGCGATCAGTGCCGGCGAGGCGCGTGACGTCGATTCCCGCGGACGTGCTCACGCTGGAGCAGCCGAGGTCCTTCGCGCCCGGACCTCGGGAGTCTCCCGAGCCCACCCACCGGTTCCAGTCGACGGAGTCGGCCGCGACGCACACCCGGTAGGTGCCCGGCGCAGAGGCCGGCGTCGTCGCTCCGAAGCCGTGGGCGCGGCCTGCGGCCGGGTAGTCGCCCGGGATGTCCCCGCGGTCGCCGTTCGCAGTCTGCGTGCGGACGGTGCGACTGCCGTCCGGGGCGATGACGGTGACCGTCGTCCTCAGTGCGGCCTGCTGCGTGGTCGGGTCGACCGCCCAGCCGGACACGCTGAGGGTACTGCCCGAAATGCGCGGCGCATCGACGCGGCCGGCGGGCGCGATCCCGGCGTTCGCCAGGGTCCCATTCGGGTTCCAGTCGCTGAAGAGATACCAGAAGTTGATGTTGCCGTAGGTCGCACAGTTCGCGTCACCGGAGTTGGTGAGCGCGTAAGCGTTGGGCTGGTACGGCGTGTAGTAGTAGAGGTCGGCCGTCGCCTGGTTGCGGATGGTCACCGGCGAGGAGCCGCACGCGGTGCTCGGGGTGTACTGGATGTACGGCGTCGTACCCGGAGCGAAGGCGGTGAAGTTGGAGCCCGAGCCGGGCGGGTTGGCGTAGCGCTTAAACTGGCGGGCCGCGCTGTGGACCTGCGTGAAGAAACCGGCGGAGCCGGGGTCGCAGGCCGAGGTGTCCGGACAGTTGTACCCGGTCGCCTTGGCATAGTCGGCGGGGCTGGGATTCGTGGTGGTGACGAGGCTCCGCTCCTTCTGCACGAGGACGACGAGCGTCAGCGGGTTGATCCCGCAGGCCGCTCCGACGCGCGTGAAGATCGAGGCCGACGACTCGCTCCCCGAGCCCTGGTAGGCACTGCACATCGCATCCGCCGCCTTCGACGGGGTCGCCTGCGAGAAGTCCTTAAGGCAGGGCATGCCGGCGTCGGTCGCGCACCGGCTGCCCTTCTCGTTCAGGAGCGACTGCACCTGCCCGATGTTCAGCGCATCACCGTCGAAGAACTGTGCGTCGCTGATGATGAAGCCGGCGCGGAAGCTCCTCGTCTCCGAGGCGTCGTACTGCCTCGACTGGTCCGGGAGGCCGTGGTCGGCGCGATCCAGCGCCGGATCGAGGGAGCCGGTCTCGACCGAGACGCTCGATGGCGCGTCCTCGGCTGCGAAGGCGACGGTGAGCGGGACGACGGCGGTGCCGAGCCCAACGGCGAAGGCGAGCGCGGCAGTGAGCAGGCGCGACGAGCGATGGTGGTTCCCCATGATCGCGGAGTCTACGAGGCCGTGGGGCGACCTCGTGTCCTTCTTTTGGGGGGCATGGCGCGTCGATTCGAGGATGTCGGAGGTGCGTGGTGTCATCGGCGGCATGGATGTCTCCTTCGCTCTCGGTCTGGTGGTCGGCGCGCTCCTCGCGGGAGTCGTCGCCGCACTCCTCGCCCGCTCCCGCACACCCGACGCCGCCCTCGCCCTCGACCTCGCGACCACCCGCGCCCGCGCCGAGGGGCTGGAGGAGCGCCACGAGGCCGTCGTCGAGCAGCACCGTGAGCATCTCGGATCCGCGCGCGATCAGATCCGCGAGCTGCAGGAGCAGCTGCGCGTCGTTGCCGAGCGCGAGCGGCACGACGCGCGCATCCTGCAGACCCTCTCCCCCGTCGCCGAGAGCCTGCGCGGCATGCAGGAGGCGGTGGGCCGGCTCGAGCGCGAGCGCGCCGCCCAGTTCGGCGCGATCACCGAGCAGCTGGAGGGCCAGCGGGCGGCGGGCGAGCAGCTCCGCTCGACCACCGAGACCCTCGCCACCGCGCTGCGCTCGACCACCAGCCGCGGCGCGTGGGGTGAGACCCAGCTCCGCAATGTCGTCGAGGCCGCAGGGCTCACGCAGCGGGTCGACTTCGACGTGCAGTTCGGGCTCGAAGGAGAAGCAGGTCGCGGCCGGGCCGACATGGTGGTGCGCCTCCCCGGTGGCAAGGCGATCGCGGTCGACGCCAAAGTCCCGTTCGATGCGTACCTCGAGGCCAGCGCGATCCCCGCCGGGGCCGTCGGTGAGGAGGAGGCTCGACGCGCGGCGCTCCTGCGCGCCCACGTTCGCGCGCTCCGCGGCCATGTGGACGCGCTCGCCGCCCGCTCCTACTGGACGGGACTTGCGGCGAGTCCCGAGTTCGTCATCGCATTCGTGCCCAGCGAGCCGCTGCTCGCCAGCGCGCTCGATGCCGACCCGAGCCTGCTTGAGTATGCGTTCCGCAAGCGCGTGGCGCTCGCCTCGCCGGTCACCCTCTGGTCCGTACTCAAGACCGTCGCCTACACCTGGCAGCAAGACGTGCTCACCGACGACGCGAAACGTCTGCTCGACCTCGGCAAGACCCTCTATGCGCGGCTCGGCACGCTCGCCGACCACGCCGAGGGCCTGCGCCGCTCGCTCGAGAAGACGGTGGACTCCTACAACGCCTTCGCCGGCTCACTCGAGAGTCGCGTGCTCGTCACCGCACGCCAGTTCGACTCCCTCGACGAGTCGAGGGTCATCGCCCCGGTCGCCGGCGTCACCTCCTCCCCGCGCCGCCTGACCGCGGTCGAGCTGCTCACGGACGAGACGGATGGGGAACGGAACTCGTAAGAAGGCGGGGCCGGCCGAGCGGCGGGGCTCAGACCCACTTCTCCGCGAGGTGCTGGGCGGTGACACGGCGGATGGTGCCCGAACGCGAGCGCAGGACGATCGACTCCGTCGTGATGACGTGACCCTCCTTGCGTACGCCCTTCACGAGCCCGCCGTTCGTCACGCCGGTCGCGACGAAGTAGGTGTTGTCGCTGCGGACCAGGTCGTTCGCGTGCAGCACTCGGTCGAGGTCGTGGCCGGCGTCGATGGCGCGCTGGCGTTCGTCGTCGTCCTTCGGGCGCAGGATCCCCTGAATGACCCCTCCTAGAGCACGGATGGCGCACGCCGTGATGATTCCCTCGGGCGTGCCTCCGGTACCGACGCACATGTCCAGCCGCGAGTCATGGCGGGCCGCGTTGATGCCACCCGCGACATCGCCGTCGAGCAGTAGCCGGGTTCCGGCTCCGGCCGCGCGGATGTCCTCGATGAGCTGAGCGTGACGGGGACGATCCAGCACCGCGATCCGCATCTCCTCCACAGGCTTGCGCTTGGCGCGGGCGAGCGCACGGATGTTCTCGCCGATCGGGCGTTGAATGTCGATAATGCCGACGCCCTCGGGCCCGGTGACGATCTTCTCCATGTAGAACACAGCGGAGGGGTCGAACATCGCGCCGCGGTCGGCGACCGCGATCATCGAGAGCGCGTTCTGACGCCCGGCGGCAGTCAGCGAGGTGCCGTCGATCGGGTCGACCGCGATGTCAGCGGCGGGCCCCGAGCCGTTGCCGACGTGCTCACCGTTGAAGAGCATGGGCGCGTTGTCCTTCTCGCCCTCACCGATCACGACGACGCCGTCGAAGTTCACTGTCCCGAGGAAGGTGCGCATCGCATCGACGGCAGCACCGTCGGCGGCGTTCTTATCACCCTTGCCGATGAACGGTACGGCGCGGATCGCGGCGGCCTCGGTAGCACGGACGAGCTCCATGCCGAGGTTGCGGTCGGGGTGGAGGTAGAGCGAGTCGTTGTCAGTCGGGTCGTGATCAGTCACTGAGCGGAGTCCTTCGTCGTCGAGTTCGTGCACGTCGTCGCAGGACCCGCGGAGCGGATCCCCATCCCACGGGAAGCCTAGTCCAGGGCCTCTCCGCCGCAGGAGGGAGTGCGCAGGGGCGGCTCGCTAGACTCGTCCGCGACGCGGGCCTCGCCCGACCCCCTTCGTTCATCCGTCAAAGGAGATGCCATGCCCGTCGCTACCCCGGACCAGTACGCAGAGATGCTCGACAAGGCGAAGGCGGGCGGCTTCGCCTACCCGGCGTTCAACGTCTCCTCGTCGCAGACCATCAACGCGGTCCTCCAGGGCCTCACCGAGTCGGGCTCGGACGGCATCATCCAGGTGACGACCGGAGGCGCGGACTACTTCGCCGGTCATACCGTGAAGAACCGCGCGGCCGGCGCGATCGCCTTTGCGAAGTTCGCGACCGAGGTCGCCAAAAACTATCCGGTCACGGTCGCTCTGCACACCGACCACTGCCCGCAGAACGCGCTCGAGGGCTTCGTCTACCCGCTGATCGCCGCCTCCGAGGAGGAGGTCAAGGCCGGTCGCGAGCCGCTGTTCCAGTCGCACATGTGGGACGGCTCCGCGGTCCCGCTCGACGAGAACCTCGCCATCGCGAAGGAGATCCTCCCCCGGGTGAAGAACATCAACGCGATCCTCGAGGTCGAGATCGGCGTCGTCGGCGGCGAGGAGGACGGCGTCTCGCACGACATCAATGAGCACCTCTACACGACCCTCGACGACGCGATCGCGACCGTCGAGGCGCTCGGCTTCGGCGAGCAGGGCCGTTACATGGCCGCCCTCACCTTCGGCAACGTGCACGGCGTCTACAAGCCCGGCAACGTGCGCCTGCGCCCGGAGCTGCTCCGCGAGATCCAGGACGGCCTGCAGCAGAAGTACGGCACCGACACGCTCCCGCTCGACCTCGTCTTCCACGGCGGATCGGGCTCGACCGACGAAGAGATCGCCGAGGCGGTCCGCAACGGCGTCGTGAAGATGAACATCGACACCGATACGCAGTATGCGTTCAGCCGCTCGATCGCGGACACCGTGCTGAAGAACTACGACGGCTTCCTTAAGGTCGACGGCGAGGTCGGTAACAAGAAGGTCTACGACCCGCGCTCCTGGGGTAAGATCGCCGAGACCGCGATGGCCGCACGCGTCGCCGAGGCCACCCGCCAGCTCGGCTCGGCCGGGAACTCCGGGAAGTAGGGCTCCGCTTCGTGACGAACGCACACGATCAGCCGGGCGCCGGACGTCCGGAGCCGCAGTACGGCGAGTACGCGCCGCCCGGCTGGTCGTGGCAGCCGCCGGAGGACGCAGTTCTCGTCCCGGATCCGCGTGGCTCCGAGACCGATCCGCGCCCCTCGACCGCAGCGGCCGCGACAACCGTCGCGCACCCCGTCGACCGCCTGCTCACGATCGTGCTGCTCGCGCTCGGCGTGTTCTTCGCGGTACCGAGGCTGCTCGATCCGTCGAGCTTCGCGACAACACTGCAGGAGTTCTATCGCACCCAGGGCATCGGCACGTACGCGTCGCCCGAGTTCGCGCGTATCCTCGGCGTCGTCGTGGCGCTCGCCCAGTCGCTGATCGTCGCCTTCGCAGTGTGGATCTCGATCCGACGGCTCCGCGCCGGCAAGCGCGCCGTGCTCGTGCCGATTCTCGGCATCGCGGCGACCGTGCTGCTCTCCCTGATCATCGCCGCGATCGCCATCCTGGGCGATCCGACGTTCGCGGAGTACGTCACCCGCATGACGAGCTCGCAGAGCGGCGCGTCGACTGCTGCCTGACCACCAGAGGCGACCGCTCGCGGGCTCCGACGCCGATCGTTGTCGCGTCCTCGTGGCGACGCTCCCTCTGCGACGGCTGAGGGGCCGGTCATTACTGTCGTGGTGGCCGTCGACGCCACTCCTGTGGATGGCGACCCGACTGAACGGCGACCACTAAAGGAAAGCAGACACACCCTATGGAGGTTTAGCGGATACTGTACTGACCTGGACAGGAGCGCAACCATGACCGCAGACCTTCCCCCAGCAGTACGCGCCTCAGCGGTCGAGATCGGCGCCGACCTCGCCGGATGGCGGAAGATCCTCGGGTTGACCGCGGAACAGGTCGCGGACCGCGCGGGGGTGACCCGAGTGACCCTCCGCAAAGTGGAACACGGCGACTCGACCGTCGGCTTCCACGTCCTCCTCCGCGTCGCCCGCGCTCTCGGCGTTCTCGAAACCCTCACCGCTGCACTCGATCCCCTGAAGACCGATCTGGGACGCGCGCGCGCTGACCTCCTCCTGCGAAAGCGCGTCCGATGACCGCACACGACTCACTCGAGGTCCATGTCGAGATCGACGGCGCCACTGTGCTCGCAGGCCGAGCGCAGTTTCATCGCGGCCGCGGATCCCTCACGTCGACGACCTTCCAGTACGAGCCCGACTACCTCGCTCTGCCACACTCTTACGCGCTCGACCCGCGGCTCGACCTCTTCGTTGGCACTCAGCAGACCCCCGGAGTGCCGGGTGCCTTCGCCGACTCCGCCCCCGATCGCTGGGGCCGCACCCTGATCATGAAGCGCGAGCGTGCGCTAGCCCGGCAAGAGTCGCGGACGCCTCGCGCTCTCGACGACGTCGACTTCCTCACGGGAGTCGCCGACACGACGAGGCAGGGCGCCCTCCGATTCCGTGGTTCTCACCAGGCGGCCTTCCTGAATCCGGACGACGGCGTACCGCGACTGCTCCAACTGCCTGCGCTGCTGCGCGCCGCCGAAGCCGTCACCGGCGACGAGGACGAATTCGAGTCGGTGACGCTGCTCCTTGACGCAGGCACTGGTTCTCTCGGTGGGGCTCGACCGAAAGCCTCCGTCCGCGACGACAACGGCGATCTTCTGATGGCGAAGTTCCCGCATTCCGGTGATCAGTGGGACGTCATGCTCTGGGAGGGGACGGCACTCGACCTCGCTTTTTCGGCGGGAGTGCGCGTTCCCGAGCATCGGCTTATCCGAGTAGACGGACGCCGCCTCCTCCTCCTTCGACGTTTCGACCGCCGCTCACGGCGAGGGGGCAGAAGCGACCGAGTGGGTTACCTGAGCGCTATGGCCCTCCTTGAGCGGCGGGACGGAGACGGAGGCGACTACCTCGACCTGGCCGAGCGGATACCGGAGACCAGCATCCGCGCGAGCGATGACGCACGTCAGCTGTTCCGTCGAGCCGCCGTCAACGTCGGCCTGAACAACACGGACGATCATCTCCGGAATCACGGTTTCGTGCGGGAGGGACCCGGATGGACGCTCAGCCCGGCATTCGATATCAACCCCGAACCCGAGCCGGCCAGGAGGCAGACGTCGATCGCAGGAGCGGACAACGGAGCGGATCAGGCGGAGGGTCTGGTCGTCCTGGCGGAACAGTGCCGACTCGCTCCCGGTGAATTCCGGGCAGAACTGCTCGCAGTGGTGGGAGCTCTCTCCGACTGGCAGGACGTCGCACGGTCGAACGGCGCGCGTCCGGGCGAGATCACACGCTTCGAGGAGTCGTTCGAGACGGGTCTCCGGACGCTGCGGGAGGCGGCGCGTTAGGCGCCGGCTCCCGCGCTGATCCGGCCGCCGACCCCACGGGCGTCGCGCTTGCCGGCAACGTCCTTCCGCAGCTCCTTGGGGAGCGAGAACATCAGGTCCTCCTCGGCAGTCTTGACCTCCTCGACCTCGCCGTAGCCGGCGGCGGCCAGGTCGTCGAGGACCTCCTGCACGAGCAGCTCGGGCACCGAGGCGCCGCTGGTGACGCCGACGGTGCGGATGCCCTCGAGCCACTCCTGCTTGATCTCGCTCGCGTAGTCGACCCGGTAGGCCGCCTTCGCGCCGTACTCGAGGGCGACCTCGACCAGGCGGACGGAGTTGGAAGAGTTGGCGGAGCCGACGACGATGACCAGCTCGGCGCCCGCAGCGACCTTCTTGATCGCGACCTGGCGGTTCTGGGTGGCGTAGCAGATGTCGTCGCTCGGCGGGTCCTGGAGGTTGGGGAAGCGCTCGCGGAGGCGACGCACCGTCTCCATTGTCTCGTCGACCGACAGCGTGGTCTGCGAGAGCCAGACCACCTTGTCCGGGTCCTTCACCACGATATTCGGCACGTCGTCTGGGCTGCCCACGAGGGTGACGTGATCGGGCGCCTCGCCCGCGGTACCCTCGACCTCCTCGTGGCCTTCGTGGCCGATCAGGAGGATCTCGAAGTCGTCGCGCGCGAACCGGACGGCCTCGCGGTGCACCTTGGTCACGAGCGGGCAGGTCGCGTCGATTGCCTGGAGATTGCGGTCAGCCGCGCCCTGGACGACCGCCGGCGAGACTCCGTGCGCACTGAAGACGACGTGCGAGCCCTCGGGTACCTCGTCGACCTCGTCGACGAAGATCGCCCCCTGGCTCTCGAGCGTCGAGACGACGTGCAGGTTGTGCACGATCTGCTTGCGGACGTAGACGGGGGCCCCGTAGTGCTCGATGGCCTTCTCGACCGCGACGACCGCGCGGTCGACGCCGGCGCAGTATCCGCGGGGGGCGGCGAGGAGGACGCGCTTCGCTCCGTCGACGGGGACGTCACGCAGAGGCCCTGTGGCGCGGGGCATGCGCGGCATGGGCAGGCTGATCGGGACGTGACTCACCCCCCGATCTTACGTGCTGTATCCCGTGCCCGGGGGGGTCCCCGTGTCGGAGGCATCCCGTACCGTGGTCAGCGCGGGAGGGCACTTCCGCTCCCCCGTCCCACCGAGCAGAGGCAGCGATGACCGACGCCCCACCCACCGCCGACGCCCCCTGGCCGGTCGGCCTGCTCGCCAGCAAGATCAAGGGCTGGATCGAGCGGCTCGGCACCGCCTGGGTCGAGGGCGAGATCACCCAGTGGGGGGTCTCGGGCGGCAACGTCTACGGCAAGCTGAAAGACCTTTCCGGCGACGCGACAATCGGATTCACGGTCTGGTCGTCGGTGCGGAGCCGGCTCCCGGCCGACCTCAAGCAGGGCGACCGCGTCATCGCGCTCGTGAAGCCCAACTACTGGGTCAAGGGCGGCACGCTCTCGATGCAGGTGTTCGAGATGCGCCACGTCGGCCTCGGCGACCTGCTCGAGGCACTCGAGCGGCTGCGTCGCCAGCTCGCGTCGGAGGGATTGTTCGATGCGTCCCGGAAAAAGCCGCTGCCGTTCCTCCCCCACGGAGTCGGCCTGATCACCGGTAAGGACTCGGACGCCGAGAAGGACGTGCTGCGGAACGCGCAGCTGCGCTGGCCCGCCGTGCGCTTCC from Rathayibacter rathayi encodes the following:
- the fbaA gene encoding class II fructose-bisphosphate aldolase, which encodes MPVATPDQYAEMLDKAKAGGFAYPAFNVSSSQTINAVLQGLTESGSDGIIQVTTGGADYFAGHTVKNRAAGAIAFAKFATEVAKNYPVTVALHTDHCPQNALEGFVYPLIAASEEEVKAGREPLFQSHMWDGSAVPLDENLAIAKEILPRVKNINAILEVEIGVVGGEEDGVSHDINEHLYTTLDDAIATVEALGFGEQGRYMAALTFGNVHGVYKPGNVRLRPELLREIQDGLQQKYGTDTLPLDLVFHGGSGSTDEEIAEAVRNGVVKMNIDTDTQYAFSRSIADTVLKNYDGFLKVDGEVGNKKVYDPRSWGKIAETAMAARVAEATRQLGSAGNSGK
- a CDS encoding DUF6264 family protein, which gives rise to MTNAHDQPGAGRPEPQYGEYAPPGWSWQPPEDAVLVPDPRGSETDPRPSTAAAATTVAHPVDRLLTIVLLALGVFFAVPRLLDPSSFATTLQEFYRTQGIGTYASPEFARILGVVVALAQSLIVAFAVWISIRRLRAGKRAVLVPILGIAATVLLSLIIAAIAILGDPTFAEYVTRMTSSQSGASTAA
- a CDS encoding exonuclease domain-containing protein: MPIDFTAIDFETANSHGASACSVGLVKVRDGRVVDRAGWLIRPPVGFDDFLEWNTRIHGIRKHDVHAAATWVEQFADLTAFAGEDVFVAHNAGFDMSVIRAACAATALKHPEYDYLCSLQLARKTYELDSYRLPVVAMAAGFEDFRHHDASADAEACAAIVVHAARRHGAASMAELGELAGVSVKRLLPKAPVAA
- the glpX gene encoding class II fructose-bisphosphatase; the protein is MELVRATEAAAIRAVPFIGKGDKNAADGAAVDAMRTFLGTVNFDGVVVIGEGEKDNAPMLFNGEHVGNGSGPAADIAVDPIDGTSLTAAGRQNALSMIAVADRGAMFDPSAVFYMEKIVTGPEGVGIIDIQRPIGENIRALARAKRKPVEEMRIAVLDRPRHAQLIEDIRAAGAGTRLLLDGDVAGGINAARHDSRLDMCVGTGGTPEGIITACAIRALGGVIQGILRPKDDDERQRAIDAGHDLDRVLHANDLVRSDNTYFVATGVTNGGLVKGVRKEGHVITTESIVLRSRSGTIRRVTAQHLAEKWV
- the ychF gene encoding redox-regulated ATPase YchF gives rise to the protein MALTIAIVGLPNVGKSTLFNALTKNTVLAANYPFATIEPNVGVVNLPDPRLEVLAGIFGSERILPAPVSFVDIAGIVRGASEGEGLGNKFLANIREADAIAQVIRGFEDSDVVHVDGKVDAASDMETINTELVLADLQTLEKAEARYEKELKGKKIEPIVVETAKKAREFLDSGKPLSASTLDFEPIRELGLLTAKPFIYVFNVDEAVLTDDARKAELSALVAPAQAIFLDAKIESELIDLDEADAAEMLESTGQTESGLNQLARIGFDTLGLQTYLTAGPKETRAWTIGKGWTAPQAAGVIHTDFQKGFIKAEVISFDDLVETGSIAEARAKGKARIEGKDYVMQDGDVVEFRFNV
- a CDS encoding GNAT family N-acetyltransferase gives rise to the protein MEFTVPLILTTRHLDITRFDHGDLDDRLAYQSREDVARYLYREPLSRDACAVGIERAIATTALEADGDTLVFAVRVHGERRVIGEVVLTLSDHRASQLEIGWVFNPEDAGQGYATEAARAIAELAFSEYGAHRLFARLDAENERSVLLCRRLGFRQEAPLIENDRRLSGAWGSEFVFAALEEDLIRDDAQRR
- a CDS encoding cell wall-binding repeat-containing protein, coding for MGNHHRSSRLLTAALAFAVGLGTAVVPLTVAFAAEDAPSSVSVETGSLDPALDRADHGLPDQSRQYDASETRSFRAGFIISDAQFFDGDALNIGQVQSLLNEKGSRCATDAGMPCLKDFSQATPSKAADAMCSAYQGSGSESSASIFTRVGAACGINPLTLVVLVQKERSLVTTTNPSPADYAKATGYNCPDTSACDPGSAGFFTQVHSAARQFKRYANPPGSGSNFTAFAPGTTPYIQYTPSTACGSSPVTIRNQATADLYYYTPYQPNAYALTNSGDANCATYGNINFWYLFSDWNPNGTLANAGIAPAGRVDAPRISGSTLSVSGWAVDPTTQQAALRTTVTVIAPDGSRTVRTQTANGDRGDIPGDYPAAGRAHGFGATTPASAPGTYRVCVAADSVDWNRWVGSGDSRGPGAKDLGCSSVSTSAGIDVTRLAGTDRQGTAVEISKAVFGANVPVVYVATGANFPDALSAAPAAAKQGGPLLLVDRDSMSQPVRDELARLKPAKIVVVGSSLSVADGLLNQLRSFSPQVQRIGGQDRYDTSKQIIQYAFSGGSARAWLATGEKFPDALGASAAAGSVDAPVILVNGGLGSADSTTRAIVSGLKVQNLTIAGSALSVSDGIKSSLSGPTITRIGGVDRYDTSEQLNRAAFSSAKTVFLATGENFPDALAGATAAGYSTSPLFAVPPTCVPRAVLTDIATSGAKRVVLLGGPTTLSEEVARLTPCG
- the rmuC gene encoding DNA recombination protein RmuC, which translates into the protein MIAESTRPWGDLVSFFWGAWRVDSRMSEVRGVIGGMDVSFALGLVVGALLAGVVAALLARSRTPDAALALDLATTRARAEGLEERHEAVVEQHREHLGSARDQIRELQEQLRVVAERERHDARILQTLSPVAESLRGMQEAVGRLERERAAQFGAITEQLEGQRAAGEQLRSTTETLATALRSTTSRGAWGETQLRNVVEAAGLTQRVDFDVQFGLEGEAGRGRADMVVRLPGGKAIAVDAKVPFDAYLEASAIPAGAVGEEEARRAALLRAHVRALRGHVDALAARSYWTGLAASPEFVIAFVPSEPLLASALDADPSLLEYAFRKRVALASPVTLWSVLKTVAYTWQQDVLTDDAKRLLDLGKTLYARLGTLADHAEGLRRSLEKTVDSYNAFAGSLESRVLVTARQFDSLDESRVIAPVAGVTSSPRRLTAVELLTDETDGERNS